Genomic segment of Paraburkholderia agricolaris:
ATCCTGCATGAGATGGCGCGTCAAACCCGTCAGGCGGTCGAAGAATCGGACATTGTCGTGTTCATCGTCGACGGCAGGAACGGTCTCGCACCGCAAGACAAGACGATCGCCGATTACCTGCGCAAGGTCGGCCGGCCAATTTTCCTCGTCGTCAACAAGGCGGAGGGGATGAAGTACAGCGCGGTGGCCGCCGACTTCTACGAACTCGGTCTCGGCGACCCGCGCGCGATTTCGGCCGCGCATGGCGACGGCGTCACCGAAATGATCAATGAGGCACTCGGTGTCGCGTACGCCGGGCAGCCAGAAGAGAGCGACGAGGAAAAGCAGGCGCACGGCGTGAAGATCGCGATCGTCGGCCGGCCGAACGTCGGCAAGTCGACCTTGATCAATGCACTGGTGGGCGAAGAGCGCGTGATCGCGTTCGACATGCCGGGCACCACGCGCGATTCGATCTACGTCGACTTCGAACGTCAAGGCAAGCCGTATACGCTGATCGACACGGCTGGTTTGCGCCGCCGTGGCAAGGTGTTCGAAGCGATCGAGAAGTTCTCGGTGGTGAAAACGCTGCAGGCGATTTCGGATGCGAACGTCGTGATCCTGCTGCTCGATGCACGTCAGGACATCTCGGAGCAGGATGCGCACATTGCCGGCTTCGTGGTGGAGCAGGGCCGCGCGCTGGTAGTGGGCGTGAACAAATGGGACGGCCTCGATCCGCATGTGCGCGACCGCACCAAGGCAGACCTCGAGCGCAAACTAAAATTTCTCGACTTCGCCAAATTCCACTTCATTTCCGCCGCGGAAAAAACCGGCATTGGCCCGCTGATGCGCTCGGTCGACGACGCCTACAAGGCCGCCATGACCAAGCTGCCGACGCCGAAACTGACGCGTGCGTTGATCGATGCGGTGGAATTCCAGCAGCCGCGCCGCCGCGGCCCGGTGCGCCCGAAACTGCGCTATGCGCACCAGGGCGGGCAGAATCCGCCGATCATCGTGATTCACGGAAATGCGCTCGATGCGATCACCGAAACGTACAAACGCTACCTCGAAAACCGCTTCAGGGAAACTTTCAAGCTGACAGGGACTCCATTGCGCATAGAGTTCAGATCGTCGACGAACCCTTACGCGGACAAAGGCTGAAATTCAGGCTGAAACCCGCGTGTGTGCTGGGTTTGGCCGCCAGGGCCGCCTGCTCGCGCAAAAATGAAAATCGGCTATAGTGTAGCGGTTGGCGGCGGATCCCTTTTTCCTTCGTCGCCAATTCAGTCAACCTGCAAAAAAATACGGAGTTTGCTATGAGCAACAAAGGGCAATTGTTACAAGACCCGTTTTTGAACGCACTGCGTAAAGAGCATGTGCCGGTGTCGATCTACCTGGTCAACGGCATCAAGCTTCAAGGGAACATCGAATCGTTCGACCAGTACGTCGTGTTGCTCCGGAATACGGTCACCCAGATGGTCTACAAGCACGCCATTTCGACTGTCGTGCCGGCCCGTCCGGTGAATTTCCACCCGGATTCCGAACAGTCCTAACCCCCGTCGCGGCCGGCGTAGCGTCGCCCGTTGGCGATTACTCCCGGCCGCCTCATTTTGATACCGTCCAATTTGATCAATGCAGCGCTTGTCGGCATCGACTTCGGTAAGATCGATTTCGAAGCCAGTCTCGAAGAACTCAGCCTGCTCGCGCAAAGCGCGGGCGCGAATCCCATAGTCACCCTCACGGGGCGCCGGTCCAGTCCCGACGCCAAGATGTTCGTCGGTAGCGGCAAGGCCGAAGAACTGCGTCTTGCCTGTGAGGCGAACGACATCGAACTCGTCATTTTCAATCACGCTCTGGCGCCTGCGCAGCAGCGCAATCTGGAGCAGGCGCTTAACCGCCGCGTGATCGATCGCACCAGTCTCATCCTCGATATTTTTGCGCAACGCGCCCGCAGCCACGAAGGCAAACTGCAGGTGGAGCTCGCGCAATTGCAGTACCTATCGACGCGGCTAATCCGCGCATGGACCCACCTCGAACGCCAGAAAGGCGGTATCGGTTTGCGCGGCCCAGGCGAAACGCAGCTCGAAACCGACCGGCGTTTGATCGGCGAGCGCATCAAGGCGCTCAAGACACGGTTGGAGAAGCTGCGCCGTCAGCATGGCACGCAGCGCCGCGCGCGCAGTCGTAACCAGACCATGTCGGTGTCGCTCGTCGGCTATACGAATGCGGGCAAATCCACACTTTTCAATGCGCTGACGAAGGCCCAGGCGTACGCGGCCGACCAGCTGTTCGCCACGCTGGATACCACGTCGCGCCGCGTCTATCTGGGCGACGAAGCCGGCCAGGTGGTGGTGTCCGACACGGTCGGTTTCATCCGCGAATTGCCTCACCAACTGGTGGCGGCTTTCCGCGCCACCCTCGAAGAAACCATCCACGCCGACCTGCTGCTGCATGTGGTCGACGCGTCGAGCGCCGTGCGCCTCGATCAGATCGACCAGGTGAACGAGGTGTTGCACGCAATCGGTGCAGACACGATCCGTCAGGTGCTGGTGTTCAACAAGATCGACGCCGTGCCGGAGTTGGCGGCTCGTGGGGACGCGGTCGAGCGGGATGAGTATGGTAATATTTCGCGCGTCTTTTTGAGCGCGCGCACGGGGCAAGGGCTGGATACATTGCGCGCTGCCATCGCTGAAATCGCTACTGCCGAACCTCTCTCCGATACGCTGGTCGATCTGTCGGAAGAAGACCGGTCGGCAGCACCACGCGAGGACCGTAAGGTCTCAGAACTCGGGCACTGACCCGCTCCAATTGCACTGACCCGCTGTCTACTCTGGTGAACGAACACAGGTGAACGATTACAACGAGCGGAGTATCTGGCTGCGCATGCGCGCCATGCTTTCACTGAACGATCCGCGCTGGGGCCGGGGCGACGGCAATGGCGATCGCCAACGACCCAACGAACCCAAGCGTCCGCCGACCAAGGACGGTGAAGGTCCGCCCGATCTCGACGAGATGTGGCGCGATTTCAACCGCCGTTTGAGCCGGGTGTTCGGCCGCAAAGGCGGCGGTGCGGGTGGTGGTGGCCGCCCGGACAACGGTCGCGGCGCGCGCATCGGCGTAGGCATCGTGATCGGCGTGCTGATCGCGATCTATCTCGGCAGCGGCGTGTTCGTCGTGCAGGATGGCCAGGCCGGCGTTGTGATGCAGTTCGGCAAATATCGCTACACGGCCGGGCAGGGCGTGCATTGGCGCCTGCCGTATCCGTTCGAAGCGCATGAGCTCGTCAATATCGGTCAGATCCGCCAGGTGGAGGTCGGCCGTAACAACGTGGTGCGTCTCGCTAACGTGAAGGACGCGTCGATGCTCACGCACGACGCCGATATCGTCGACGTGCGCTTTGCCGTGCAGTATCAGGTGAGCAAGCCGACCGACTATCTTTTCCGCAGCGTCGATCCCGACCAGAGCGTCATGCAGGCCGCGCAGGCGGCGGTGCGCAGCATCGTCGGCGCGCGTAGCACCAACGACATCCTCTATCAGGATCGCGAAGCAATTCGCCAGCAGCTGATGGCGTCGATTCAGCAATCCCTGGATGAATACCAGTCCGGCCTCGCCGTGACCGGCGTCACGATCCAGGGCGTGCAGGTGCCAGACCAGGTGCAAGCCGCTTTCGACGATGCCGCCAAGGTACGTCAGGACAACGAGCGCGCCAAAAACGAAGCGCAGGCCTATGCGGCCCAGTTGCTGCCGCGCGCGCAAGCCGACGTTGCGCGTCAGATCGACGAAGCGAAAACGTACAGCGACAAGACCGTGGCCCAGGCGCAAGGCGACGCCGAACGCTTCAAGCAGGTCTACGCGCAGTACTCGAAAGCGCCCGCTGTGATTCGCGAGCGTATGTACCTGGAAACCATGCAGCAGATCTATTCGAATACGACCAAGGTGTTTGTGGACAGCAAGAGCGGCAACAACGTGCTGTATCTGCCGCTCGACAAATTGGTCGAGCAGACACGCCAGCGTGTCGCCGATGCTGCGGCGGCCGCTTCGGGTGCAGCAACTGCGCCGGGTGCCGTCCCGCAAGGCACGAGCAGCGCCGCACCGTCTGTCGCCGCGCCTTCTGCCGCTGCTTCCACACCCGCCGCGGTCGCGACGCCAGCCAGCCAGGCCGCCGCCAGCAGCGACGCACTCCGTTCACGCGACTCCTTCCGCAGCCGTATGCGTGAAGACGACGTTCAATAAGGAGCGCACATCATGAACAAGATCATTGCGCTCGTCGTTGCCTTAGTCATCGTGCTGTTTGCCGCATCGTCGATGGTATTCGTGGTCGACCAGCGGCATATGGCCGTGCTGTCCTCGCATGGCGACACCGCGCCCGTATTGCTGGGGCCCGGCCTCCATGTGAAGCTGCCGCCGCCGTTGCAAACGCTCACGCTGGTCGACAACCGCATCCAGTCGCTCGACGCGCCGGATGAAGACCGCTACGTCACGTCGGACAAAACCGATCTGCTGGCTAACCCGGTCATCAAATACCGCGTGACCGATCCGCTGAAGCTGCTCGCCGAAACCAGGGGCGATGTGCAAAGTCTGTCGGACCGCCTGGCGCTACTGTCGCGCGGCGCGCTCGGCGACGCGTTCAGCAAGGTCACGCTGACCGATGCGCTGGCGAAGCAGCAAGCCGTTGCCGACGAAGCCCGCGGCGCGATGGACAAAGCCGCGGCATCGCTGGGCGTTTCGGTGCTCGACGTGCAGCTCACGCGTGTCGACTTCCCGGCGGCGATGGCCGACTCAGTCTACAAGCGGATGATCGCCGCACGCGAGCAGGTGGCGGCCGACGAACGTGCGAAGGGTACGGCCGAGGCTGACCAGATCAAGGCGGATGCGGTCGGCCAGCAACAGGCGATTCTCGCGGACGGCTATCGTCAGGCACAGACCATCAAGGGCGAGGGCGATGCCAAGGCAGCGGAAATCGCGGCTGCGGCATACGGTAGCGACCCGCAGTTCTACCAGTTTTATCAAAGCATGCAGGCATACAAGAACACCTTCAAGCCGGGCGACGTGATCGTGGTCGACCCGAGCAGCGAGTTCTTCCGCTTCATGCGTAGCCCGACCGGCGGCGCAGCCCCGGACGCTTCCGCGGCACCGCGCAAACACTGATAACCGGAACGCCGCGGCATCCGCATCGCGGCCCCTTGATTCGCATGGACATAGCCGGCTCGTTACTGCTCGCGATCGCATTGATGCTGATTATCGAAGGGATGTTTCCCTTCGTTTTTCCGAGCGCCTGGCGCGATACGTTCCGTAAAATTGCGGAACGGCCCCCCCAACAGATTCGCATCGGCGGGCTGATCGTGATGGTGCTCGGACTGATCCTGCTGTTCATCGTGACCTGAAGGGGCGTTTGCACGGCGCGCTTCGCAGCGTACTGTTGCACTAGCGAAATGCGCTGCTGGCAGCGGCGCGGCAATAGCGAGCGCTGCGGCTGGCCGAGGGGCTGCCAAGGAAGGGTGGCCCCACGCCCGCTACAGCCGCCAAAATAGAGCCGCCGCCCGCCATTCACACTTACTTACCGGCGCCCCAGTCGCCGTGTTCAACGTCGTAGGACTGTATCGATGTCGACCTGGTTACTTCCCGAGAATATCGCCGACGTGTTGCCGTCGGAAGCCCGCAAGATCGAAGAATTGCGGCGCCGTTTGCTGGATCGTTTCCGCTCGTACGGCTACGAGATGGTGATGCCGCCGCTGCTCGAATACATCGAGTCGCTGCTCACCGGCGGCGGGCACGATCTGAATCTGCGCACGTTCAAGCTCGTCGATCAGATGTCCGGGCGCACGCTCGGTCTGCGCGCGGACATTACGCCGCAGGTCGCGCGTATCGACGCACACTTGCTGAATCGTCAGGGCGTGACGCGCCTTTGCTATGCCGGCAACGTGGCGCATACGCGTCCGCGCGGCCTGCACGCCACGCGCGAGCAGATCCAGATCGGCGCGGAAATCTACGGTCACGCCGGCCTTGAGGCGGATCTGGAAATCCAGCAGTTGATGCTCGACGCGCTGCGTCTGGCCGGCCTCGCGAAAGTGCGGCTCGATTTGTGTCATGCGGGCGTGCTCGCCGCGCTGATCGAAGCGGAGCCTGCGGCGGCCGAGTTGGGTCAATCGCTCTACGACGCGTTGGCGGGCAAGGATGTGCCGCGCCTCGTCGAACTGACCGCGAATCTCACGCCGGTCACGCGCGACGCCTTGCGCTCGCTTCCCACGCTCTACGGCGACGCCTCGGTACTCGACGAAGCCCGAGCCCGCTTGCCGAACGCACCCGCCATCGCCCGCGCGCTCGACGACCTCGCGTTCCTCGCGAGCCAGGTGGAAGGCGCCGAAGTCATGATCGATCTGGCCGATTTGCGCGGCTACGCTTATCACAGCGGCGTGATGTTCTCGGCGTATGTCGATGGTGTGCCGAATGCGGTTGCGCGCGGCGGCCGTTACGATCACGTTGGACAGGCCTACGGTCGCGCTCGCGCGGCAACCGGTTTCTCGCTCGATCTGCGTGAAGTCGCCCGTATTTCACCTGTCGAGGCCCGTAGCAGTGCGATTCTCGCGCCGTGGCAACACGACGACGCGCTGCGCGTGAGCGTCGCGGCGTTGCGCGATGCTGGTGAAGTCGTGATTCAGGCACTGCCTGGCCACGAGCACGATCTGGACGAGTTCGCGTGCGACCGCGTGTTGGTCGAGCGCAACGGCGCGTGGGTGGTCGAACCGCGTCCCTGAGTCCAAACTGAGTCCAGATAGTCAAACCGCTCGCGGGGCGACCCAAGGGCATTTCTGAAGGCGTCCAAAGCGTCGCCGGACCCGGCGCGGCCCCTCGCCGCGCTATTTTCGATATACCCACCATAACGTGCATGCCATTGAGCGGAAACGGAAAAATTCGGAAGGTTCCGCGAACATAGGTAGAATACGTTTTTAACCAGCTTACGAAACAACATGTCTGCCAGCGCAGTGAATGTGAACCCCGGGCGTAACGTCGTCGTCGTGGGAACCCAATGGGGTGATGAAGGCAAGGGCAAGATCGTCGACTGGCTGACGGACCACGCTCAAGGCGTCGTTCGCTTCCAGGGCGGTCACAATGCCGGTCACACGCTTATCATCGGCGGCAAGAAAACCATCTTGCGTCTGATTCCGTCGGGCATCATGCATCCCGGCGTCGCGTGCTACATCGGCAATGGCGTCGTGTTGTCGCCGGAAGCGCTGTTCAAGGAAATTGGCGAGCTCGAAGCCGCCGGGGTCGATGTTCAGAATCGCCTCTTCATTTCCGAAGCCACCACTCTGATCCTGCCGTATCACATTGCGATCGACCAGGGCCGCGAAGCGCGCCGTGGCGCGGGCAAGATCGGCACCACCGGCCGCGGCATCGGGCCGGCCTACGAAGACAAGGTGGCGCGCCGCGGTTTGCGCGTGCAAGACCTGTTCGAGCCGGAAAGCTTCGCCGAACGTCTGCGTGAAAATCTCGATTACCACAACTTCGTGCTGACCAAGTACCTGGGAGTCGCAGCGGTCGACTTCCAGCAAACGCTCGACACGATGCTGAGCTATGCCGACCGTCTGAAGCCGATGGTGACCGACGTGTCGCGTCGTCTGTACGACGAAAACGCAGCCGGCAACAATCTGCTGTTCGAAGGCGCGCAAGGCACGCTGCTCGATATCGACCACGGCACCTATCCGTTCGTCACGTCGAGCAACTGCGTGGCCGGTGCGGCCACCGCGGGTGCGGGCGTCGGTCCGCAAAAGCTGAACTACATTCTCGGCATTACCAAGGCGTATTGCACGCGTGTCGGTTCGGGCCCGTTCCCGAGCGAACTGTACGACGCGGATAACGCCGCGCGTCAGGAAGCGATCGGCCTCGAACTGGCCACCGTCGGCAAGGAATTCGGTTCGGTCACCGGCCGTCCGCGCCGCACGGGCTGGCTCGACGCCGCCGCGCTGCGCCGCTCGATCCAGATCAACGGCGTGTCGGGTCTGTGCATGACCAAGCTCGACGTGCTCGACGGCCTCGACGAAGTGAAGCTGTGCGTTGGCTACACGGTCGACGGCAAGCCGGTCGATCTGCTGCCGCGTGGCGCATCGGAAGTCGCGCGTTGCGTGCCGGTGTACGAAACCTTCCCGGGTTGGAAGGAAAGCACCGTCGGCATCACGCAGTGGGACAAGCTGCCGGCCAGCGCGCGTGCGTATCTGACCCGTGTGCAGGAAGTCGCGGGTATTCCGATCGACATGGTGTCGACCGGTCCGGATCGCGACGAAACGATTCTGCTTCGTCATCCGTTCAAGGTTTAAGCCATGGTTCAAGGTGTACCCATGATTGCGATGAAAGATCCGCGCAACGACGACAAGAACCTGTGGGTCGGCTGGGACGAGTATCACCGGCTGATCGAACTGCTGGCGTTGCAGGTGCACGAGTCGGGCTGGAAGTTCGACAAGATCCTGTGTCTCGCGCGCGGCGGTTTGCGCGTCGGCGATCAGCTTTCGCGTATTTACGATCTGCCGTTGGCGATTCTCGCCACCAGTTCGTATCGCGAAGCAGCCGGCACGGAGCAGGGCGAACTCGACATCGCGCAATACATCACGATGACGCGCGGCGAGTTGCACGGCAACGTGCTGCTGGTCGACGACCTGGTCGATTCCGGCGTGACGCTGGCACG
This window contains:
- a CDS encoding adenylosuccinate synthase, whose protein sequence is MSASAVNVNPGRNVVVVGTQWGDEGKGKIVDWLTDHAQGVVRFQGGHNAGHTLIIGGKKTILRLIPSGIMHPGVACYIGNGVVLSPEALFKEIGELEAAGVDVQNRLFISEATTLILPYHIAIDQGREARRGAGKIGTTGRGIGPAYEDKVARRGLRVQDLFEPESFAERLRENLDYHNFVLTKYLGVAAVDFQQTLDTMLSYADRLKPMVTDVSRRLYDENAAGNNLLFEGAQGTLLDIDHGTYPFVTSSNCVAGAATAGAGVGPQKLNYILGITKAYCTRVGSGPFPSELYDADNAARQEAIGLELATVGKEFGSVTGRPRRTGWLDAAALRRSIQINGVSGLCMTKLDVLDGLDEVKLCVGYTVDGKPVDLLPRGASEVARCVPVYETFPGWKESTVGITQWDKLPASARAYLTRVQEVAGIPIDMVSTGPDRDETILLRHPFKV
- a CDS encoding phosphoribosyltransferase gives rise to the protein MVQGVPMIAMKDPRNDDKNLWVGWDEYHRLIELLALQVHESGWKFDKILCLARGGLRVGDQLSRIYDLPLAILATSSYREAAGTEQGELDIAQYITMTRGELHGNVLLVDDLVDSGVTLARVQQHLKERYPAITAVRSAVLWYKGCSKVKPDYHVQYLPTNPWIHQPFEEWDTVRPHNLGAWIKRGMQQESSGT
- a CDS encoding DUF2065 domain-containing protein, whose protein sequence is MDIAGSLLLAIALMLIIEGMFPFVFPSAWRDTFRKIAERPPQQIRIGGLIVMVLGLILLFIVT
- a CDS encoding ATP phosphoribosyltransferase regulatory subunit, with product MSTWLLPENIADVLPSEARKIEELRRRLLDRFRSYGYEMVMPPLLEYIESLLTGGGHDLNLRTFKLVDQMSGRTLGLRADITPQVARIDAHLLNRQGVTRLCYAGNVAHTRPRGLHATREQIQIGAEIYGHAGLEADLEIQQLMLDALRLAGLAKVRLDLCHAGVLAALIEAEPAAAELGQSLYDALAGKDVPRLVELTANLTPVTRDALRSLPTLYGDASVLDEARARLPNAPAIARALDDLAFLASQVEGAEVMIDLADLRGYAYHSGVMFSAYVDGVPNAVARGGRYDHVGQAYGRARAATGFSLDLREVARISPVEARSSAILAPWQHDDALRVSVAALRDAGEVVIQALPGHEHDLDEFACDRVLVERNGAWVVEPRP
- the hflX gene encoding GTPase HflX: MIPSNLINAALVGIDFGKIDFEASLEELSLLAQSAGANPIVTLTGRRSSPDAKMFVGSGKAEELRLACEANDIELVIFNHALAPAQQRNLEQALNRRVIDRTSLILDIFAQRARSHEGKLQVELAQLQYLSTRLIRAWTHLERQKGGIGLRGPGETQLETDRRLIGERIKALKTRLEKLRRQHGTQRRARSRNQTMSVSLVGYTNAGKSTLFNALTKAQAYAADQLFATLDTTSRRVYLGDEAGQVVVSDTVGFIRELPHQLVAAFRATLEETIHADLLLHVVDASSAVRLDQIDQVNEVLHAIGADTIRQVLVFNKIDAVPELAARGDAVERDEYGNISRVFLSARTGQGLDTLRAAIAEIATAEPLSDTLVDLSEEDRSAAPREDRKVSELGH
- the hflC gene encoding protease modulator HflC; this translates as MNKIIALVVALVIVLFAASSMVFVVDQRHMAVLSSHGDTAPVLLGPGLHVKLPPPLQTLTLVDNRIQSLDAPDEDRYVTSDKTDLLANPVIKYRVTDPLKLLAETRGDVQSLSDRLALLSRGALGDAFSKVTLTDALAKQQAVADEARGAMDKAAASLGVSVLDVQLTRVDFPAAMADSVYKRMIAAREQVAADERAKGTAEADQIKADAVGQQQAILADGYRQAQTIKGEGDAKAAEIAAAAYGSDPQFYQFYQSMQAYKNTFKPGDVIVVDPSSEFFRFMRSPTGGAAPDASAAPRKH
- the hflK gene encoding FtsH protease activity modulator HflK produces the protein MNDYNERSIWLRMRAMLSLNDPRWGRGDGNGDRQRPNEPKRPPTKDGEGPPDLDEMWRDFNRRLSRVFGRKGGGAGGGGRPDNGRGARIGVGIVIGVLIAIYLGSGVFVVQDGQAGVVMQFGKYRYTAGQGVHWRLPYPFEAHELVNIGQIRQVEVGRNNVVRLANVKDASMLTHDADIVDVRFAVQYQVSKPTDYLFRSVDPDQSVMQAAQAAVRSIVGARSTNDILYQDREAIRQQLMASIQQSLDEYQSGLAVTGVTIQGVQVPDQVQAAFDDAAKVRQDNERAKNEAQAYAAQLLPRAQADVARQIDEAKTYSDKTVAQAQGDAERFKQVYAQYSKAPAVIRERMYLETMQQIYSNTTKVFVDSKSGNNVLYLPLDKLVEQTRQRVADAAAAASGAATAPGAVPQGTSSAAPSVAAPSAAASTPAAVATPASQAAASSDALRSRDSFRSRMREDDVQ
- the hfq gene encoding RNA chaperone Hfq, which produces MSNKGQLLQDPFLNALRKEHVPVSIYLVNGIKLQGNIESFDQYVVLLRNTVTQMVYKHAISTVVPARPVNFHPDSEQS
- the der gene encoding ribosome biogenesis GTPase Der; translated protein: MKPVIALVGRPNVGKSTLFNRLTRTRDALVADLPGLTRDRHYGEGRAGDRPYLVVDTGGFEPVAKDGILHEMARQTRQAVEESDIVVFIVDGRNGLAPQDKTIADYLRKVGRPIFLVVNKAEGMKYSAVAADFYELGLGDPRAISAAHGDGVTEMINEALGVAYAGQPEESDEEKQAHGVKIAIVGRPNVGKSTLINALVGEERVIAFDMPGTTRDSIYVDFERQGKPYTLIDTAGLRRRGKVFEAIEKFSVVKTLQAISDANVVILLLDARQDISEQDAHIAGFVVEQGRALVVGVNKWDGLDPHVRDRTKADLERKLKFLDFAKFHFISAAEKTGIGPLMRSVDDAYKAAMTKLPTPKLTRALIDAVEFQQPRRRGPVRPKLRYAHQGGQNPPIIVIHGNALDAITETYKRYLENRFRETFKLTGTPLRIEFRSSTNPYADKG